A single window of Halococcus saccharolyticus DSM 5350 DNA harbors:
- a CDS encoding S8 family peptidase — protein sequence MNERIVFAREPAEFLEEKDCDVVETYHFGDVGSAALVECETEHESAIVDDDRVLAIEANYEVEPHIEPTHVSEERDTVATIEDVRRLHDVPEDDATGEGLTVVAMDSGIDPDHPVFESVAIQQVDVTGSGTGDAVGHGTAVLGQVTRLAPEADLIALRIFGEEGRTKNNVIMRAYEWLHDNTDAYDVVNMSWGSQETSQAINRVHNGLVEKGVRDVVSAGNSGEKSGSPATAERAFSVAACTEDGAIAEFSSYNPDRDNPDVAAIGKDNRLAQASGTTMGTDLDGPWVKSSGTSFSAPEVAGMVTKYLDTSGSTPPETIMRDFEAAARNIPDQPRDGAGLADYTAAVEQSSGDER from the coding sequence ATGAACGAACGCATCGTCTTTGCACGCGAACCCGCCGAGTTCCTCGAAGAGAAAGACTGCGACGTCGTCGAGACGTACCACTTCGGTGATGTCGGCAGCGCGGCGCTCGTCGAATGTGAAACCGAACACGAGTCGGCCATCGTCGACGACGACCGGGTGCTCGCGATCGAGGCGAACTACGAAGTCGAGCCCCACATCGAGCCCACGCACGTGAGCGAGGAGCGCGACACGGTGGCCACGATCGAAGACGTTCGGCGACTCCACGACGTTCCCGAGGACGACGCCACCGGCGAGGGCCTCACCGTGGTGGCGATGGATTCGGGTATCGATCCCGACCACCCGGTGTTCGAGAGCGTCGCCATCCAGCAGGTCGACGTCACGGGATCGGGGACGGGCGATGCGGTCGGTCACGGTACTGCCGTGCTGGGGCAGGTCACACGGCTCGCCCCCGAAGCGGACCTGATCGCACTCCGGATCTTCGGCGAGGAGGGCCGGACGAAAAACAACGTCATCATGCGCGCCTACGAGTGGCTCCACGACAACACCGACGCGTACGACGTCGTGAACATGTCGTGGGGCTCGCAGGAGACGTCGCAGGCGATCAACCGCGTCCATAACGGCCTCGTCGAGAAAGGGGTCAGAGATGTGGTGTCGGCTGGCAACTCCGGCGAAAAATCGGGTAGCCCCGCGACCGCCGAGCGCGCGTTCTCGGTCGCGGCCTGCACCGAGGACGGGGCGATCGCGGAGTTCTCTTCCTACAACCCCGATCGCGACAATCCCGACGTGGCCGCCATCGGCAAGGACAACCGACTCGCCCAGGCGTCGGGGACGACGATGGGGACGGATCTCGACGGCCCGTGGGTGAAATCGTCGGGCACCTCGTTTTCGGCTCCCGAGGTGGCCGGAATGGTGACGAAGTACCTCGACACCAGCGGATCGACACCGCCCGAGACGATCATGCGCGACTTCGAGGCGGCGGCGCGAAACATTCCCGACCAGCCGCGCGACGGAGCCGGCCTCGCCGACTACACGGCTGCCGTGGAGCAGAGCTCCGGCGACGAGCGCTGA
- a CDS encoding cell division protein SepF, whose product MGLMDNLLGSREPRRGTGGGEYVELDADDVEGSVGETATTVHIASIDSQRDVIDIKNAIYDGDIVIADITRHSTTDQTMERITQDLQEITREVGGDIVQKADDQLIITPGTIGISRTKLGH is encoded by the coding sequence ATGGGTCTGATGGACAACCTTCTCGGGAGTCGCGAGCCGCGGCGCGGGACCGGCGGCGGCGAGTACGTCGAACTCGACGCCGACGACGTCGAGGGGTCGGTCGGCGAGACGGCGACCACGGTGCATATCGCCAGTATCGACAGCCAGCGTGACGTCATCGACATCAAAAACGCCATTTACGACGGCGACATCGTGATTGCCGACATCACTCGTCACTCCACCACCGACCAGACGATGGAGCGCATCACTCAGGACCTCCAGGAGATCACCCGCGAGGTCGGCGGCGACATCGTCCAGAAGGCCGACGACCAACTCATCATCACGCCCGGAACGATCGGCATCTCTCGCACGAAACTCGGCCACTGA
- the trpA gene encoding tryptophan synthase subunit alpha: protein MDAIESAFADGPAFVPYLAAGDPDYDASLEYVKALARGGADVIELGLPFSEPVAEGPTIQAAVNRSLDAGMTPDRFFAFVEELDVDVPLVCMTYYNLIYRYGDDDAERPRAFVERAAKAGIEGFVVPDLPAEEADPLREACDEFDCDLVFIVAPTTQGERLDRIMSRVSGYVYVQARLGVTGAKANVSEQTGQSLDRLAEWDVPKAVGFGISSGEQAGEVVAAGADGVIVGSALVDIVAEGHEADEDAATVADRLEAKARELKDGAVAGAQRTPRPERT, encoded by the coding sequence ATGGACGCCATCGAATCGGCCTTTGCGGACGGCCCGGCGTTCGTGCCGTACCTTGCGGCGGGCGATCCCGACTACGACGCGTCGCTCGAATACGTCAAGGCGCTCGCGCGCGGCGGGGCCGACGTGATCGAGCTCGGCCTCCCCTTCTCCGAGCCCGTCGCGGAGGGACCGACGATCCAGGCGGCGGTCAACCGCTCGCTCGACGCCGGGATGACCCCCGATCGCTTCTTCGCGTTCGTCGAGGAGCTCGATGTGGACGTGCCGCTGGTCTGTATGACCTACTACAATCTGATCTACCGGTACGGTGACGACGATGCGGAGCGCCCGCGAGCGTTCGTCGAACGCGCCGCCAAGGCTGGGATCGAGGGGTTCGTGGTGCCCGACCTGCCGGCTGAGGAAGCCGACCCGCTCCGGGAAGCGTGCGACGAGTTCGACTGCGATCTCGTGTTCATCGTCGCGCCCACGACACAGGGTGAGCGCCTCGATCGGATCATGTCGCGGGTCTCGGGGTACGTCTACGTCCAAGCGCGTCTCGGCGTCACTGGCGCGAAGGCGAACGTTTCGGAGCAGACGGGGCAGAGCCTCGACCGGCTCGCAGAGTGGGACGTACCGAAGGCGGTCGGGTTCGGGATTTCATCGGGCGAGCAGGCGGGCGAGGTGGTCGCGGCGGGCGCGGACGGCGTCATCGTCGGGAGCGCACTCGTCGACATAGTGGCCGAGGGTCACGAGGCGGACGAGGACGCTGCGACCGTGGCCGACCGACTCGAAGCGAAGGCCCGAGAACTCAAAGACGGGGCGGTCGCAGGCGCGCAACGCACGCCGCGACCGGAACGAACATAA
- a CDS encoding DUF5611 family protein, translating to MREYKMRRGEHLDERIPDMAGTVEEYFGPITATEEHNGSDLHVVEDPENPVFERVVAGAVSYGSKKDTLAVDFEERPAEDVIAEGNADAAADAVDAKNEFLLEATGRDAKSRRESMKRTVEDDADTPDNV from the coding sequence ATGCGTGAGTACAAGATGCGGCGCGGCGAGCATCTCGACGAACGGATCCCCGATATGGCAGGCACCGTCGAGGAGTACTTCGGTCCGATCACGGCGACCGAGGAGCACAACGGCAGCGATCTCCACGTCGTCGAGGACCCCGAGAACCCGGTGTTCGAGCGGGTCGTCGCGGGCGCGGTCTCCTACGGTAGCAAGAAAGACACCCTCGCGGTCGACTTCGAGGAACGTCCGGCCGAGGACGTGATCGCCGAGGGCAACGCCGACGCGGCCGCCGACGCGGTCGACGCGAAAAACGAGTTCCTGCTCGAAGCCACCGGCCGCGACGCCAAGAGCCGCCGCGAGTCGATGAAGCGCACCGTCGAGGACGATGCGGACACACCCGACAACGTCTGA
- a CDS encoding DUF7093 family protein, with amino-acid sequence MGLRCSVLGHDYGETGVERERDERGAEVVRTAKRVQTCRHCGHERTVSANTEITALEPEAGVVRDGDGRVVAATAEENVAADGTGSITIEDGTLDGESPPEDATSSTGDTAVSLDEISGTDAETLSATEPASDTTATDNESDATATEHESDATATAPATERESDTATDTAATSSEGEIPTVKASQTDDPADEPGRAPGEWPGDPSAESAGSTGRTGNGTESLTPIGDTADSTAGNDSESETQPLSEEWTPEGAETRAKEGTTGTNGSPGTVEPGETFACRQCGFTAAVVDSPLRAGDSCPECRTGYLARGTRKG; translated from the coding sequence ATGGGGCTTCGCTGTTCGGTGCTCGGGCACGACTACGGTGAGACCGGCGTCGAGCGCGAGCGCGACGAACGGGGAGCGGAGGTCGTCAGGACGGCAAAGCGGGTCCAGACGTGTCGACACTGCGGTCACGAGCGGACCGTCTCGGCGAACACCGAGATCACGGCGCTCGAACCCGAGGCCGGCGTGGTCCGCGACGGGGATGGCCGCGTGGTCGCGGCGACCGCCGAGGAGAACGTGGCGGCCGACGGGACTGGCTCGATCACGATCGAGGACGGCACGCTCGACGGCGAGAGTCCACCCGAAGACGCGACGAGTTCCACTGGGGACACGGCGGTCTCGCTCGACGAAATATCGGGAACTGACGCCGAGACGCTATCGGCGACCGAGCCAGCGAGCGACACTACCGCGACCGACAACGAGTCCGACGCCACCGCGACTGAACACGAATCCGACGCCACCGCAACCGCGCCAGCGACCGAACGTGAATCCGACACCGCCACGGACACCGCTGCGACGAGTTCCGAGGGCGAGATTCCGACCGTCAAGGCGTCGCAGACTGACGACCCTGCCGACGAGCCGGGCCGCGCACCCGGCGAATGGCCCGGGGACCCGAGCGCCGAATCGGCGGGATCGACGGGACGGACGGGGAACGGGACGGAGTCGCTCACACCCATCGGCGACACAGCTGACTCCACGGCTGGCAACGACTCTGAATCGGAGACACAGCCGCTCTCCGAGGAGTGGACGCCGGAGGGGGCTGAAACGCGCGCGAAAGAAGGTACTACCGGAACGAACGGCTCACCTGGGACGGTCGAACCGGGAGAGACGTTCGCGTGCCGGCAGTGTGGGTTCACCGCCGCGGTCGTCGACTCGCCGCTGCGGGCGGGTGACAGCTGTCCGGAGTGTCGGACGGGGTATCTCGCGCGCGGGACGCGAAAGGGATAA
- the ygfZ gene encoding CAF17-like 4Fe-4S cluster assembly/insertion protein YgfZ, whose translation MTLVAGVHESHGATFADRGGVRVAAEYGRPDRAARAVRNVVGVIEMGYGVVTVTGDDRVEFVDNAVSNRVPHEDGAGCYALLCDPQGRIETDLYIYNAGERLLLFTPPERAAPVADDWSEKTFIQDVEISVATSEFGVFGVHGAKATEKIASVLNGASTPEAHLQFVRGTMGDDGVTVIRGDGLAGEEGYEVICTADRAESVFDTLINNGLNAAPFGYRTWDALTLEAGTPLYHTELEGQIPNVLGLRNALDFEKGCYVGQEVVSRVENRGQPSRRLVGLRSESLPEAGATVRAAGESIGEVTRAAESPMLEEPIALALVAFDAPTDDLAIEVSKASDDASDSRTQSGDDGEIHDATRESLPFVDGSDRSARLPDYGED comes from the coding sequence ATGACGCTCGTCGCCGGCGTCCACGAGTCTCACGGCGCGACGTTTGCCGATCGTGGCGGCGTCCGTGTCGCCGCCGAGTACGGTCGTCCCGACCGCGCCGCGCGCGCCGTCCGGAACGTCGTCGGCGTGATCGAGATGGGCTACGGCGTCGTCACCGTCACCGGCGACGACCGGGTCGAGTTCGTCGACAACGCCGTCTCGAACCGCGTTCCCCACGAGGACGGTGCGGGCTGTTATGCACTCCTGTGTGATCCCCAAGGACGGATCGAGACCGATCTCTACATTTACAACGCCGGCGAGCGCCTGCTGCTGTTCACCCCACCCGAGCGCGCCGCCCCCGTCGCCGACGACTGGAGCGAGAAAACGTTCATCCAGGACGTCGAGATTTCGGTCGCGACGAGCGAGTTCGGCGTGTTCGGTGTCCACGGCGCGAAGGCCACCGAGAAGATCGCGAGCGTTCTCAATGGCGCGAGCACGCCCGAGGCACACCTCCAGTTCGTGCGCGGCACGATGGGCGACGACGGCGTGACGGTGATCCGTGGCGACGGCCTCGCTGGCGAGGAAGGGTACGAGGTGATCTGTACGGCCGATCGCGCCGAATCGGTGTTCGACACCCTCATCAACAACGGGCTGAACGCCGCACCCTTCGGCTATCGAACGTGGGACGCGCTCACGCTCGAAGCCGGGACGCCGCTCTACCACACCGAACTCGAAGGGCAGATTCCGAACGTGCTCGGGCTCCGGAACGCGCTCGACTTCGAGAAGGGGTGTTACGTCGGTCAAGAGGTCGTCTCGCGCGTCGAGAACCGCGGCCAGCCGAGCCGTCGGCTGGTCGGACTCCGGTCCGAGTCGCTGCCCGAAGCGGGCGCGACGGTGCGTGCCGCGGGCGAATCGATCGGTGAAGTGACCCGCGCGGCCGAGAGCCCGATGCTCGAAGAACCGATCGCGCTCGCGCTGGTCGCGTTCGACGCCCCGACCGACGATCTCGCGATCGAAGTCAGCAAGGCGTCGGACGACGCCTCGGACAGCCGGACGCAGTCCGGCGACGATGGTGAGATACACGACGCCACACGGGAGTCGCTGCCGTTCGTCGACGGTAGTGACCGATCGGCACGACTTCCCGACTACGGCGAGGACTGA
- a CDS encoding DUF6432 family protein gives MKVKREFRDRDDTEVAVLDALVDRQDGMTVFELRSHVAVGIDDLEDALAALKADGLIEADDDGGERTLIKPDDRVVPEPGEEDVEESFFDHLRDRLGL, from the coding sequence ATGAAGGTAAAGCGGGAGTTCCGGGACCGCGACGACACGGAGGTGGCCGTCCTCGACGCGCTGGTCGACCGTCAGGACGGCATGACCGTGTTCGAACTCCGCTCGCACGTCGCGGTCGGCATCGACGACCTGGAGGACGCGCTCGCCGCGCTCAAAGCCGACGGCTTGATCGAGGCCGACGACGACGGCGGCGAGCGCACGCTGATCAAACCCGACGACCGGGTGGTGCCCGAGCCCGGCGAGGAAGACGTCGAAGAGTCGTTTTTCGATCATCTTCGCGACCGACTCGGCCTATAG
- a CDS encoding 2-amino-3,7-dideoxy-D-threo-hept-6-ulosonate synthase yields MTAGTQARLDRIGTDGRYLTVPMDHGITIGAVDGLKEIEDTIDAVTRGGADAVLTQKGIAPRVHPNKNGAGYVVHCNASTTVGPDTNDKRMTATVEEAIRAGADAVSMHVNVGSDSEPNQIEDLAELSKRAGELGIPVLAMTYARGPGVDEADPERLGHAVRLGEELGADVVKTGYSGDAESFEHVVESTRLPVVIAGGEPEGDHATLANVRGAMDAGAVGVSMGRTIFQHDDPEAITSAVSGVVHDDLPADEALDRAGLAVEA; encoded by the coding sequence ATGACAGCCGGCACGCAAGCACGACTCGATCGCATCGGCACAGACGGCCGCTATCTCACGGTGCCGATGGACCACGGCATCACGATCGGAGCCGTCGACGGTCTGAAAGAGATCGAGGACACCATCGACGCCGTGACGCGCGGCGGCGCGGACGCAGTCCTGACACAGAAGGGCATCGCACCGCGAGTCCATCCCAACAAAAACGGCGCGGGCTACGTGGTCCACTGCAACGCCTCGACCACGGTCGGCCCCGACACCAACGACAAACGGATGACCGCGACCGTCGAGGAGGCGATCCGGGCGGGTGCGGACGCGGTCTCGATGCACGTCAACGTCGGCAGCGACTCGGAACCGAACCAGATCGAGGACCTCGCGGAGCTGTCCAAACGCGCCGGTGAGCTCGGGATTCCGGTGCTTGCGATGACCTACGCTCGCGGACCCGGCGTCGACGAGGCCGACCCCGAACGCCTCGGCCACGCGGTTCGGCTGGGCGAGGAGTTAGGGGCCGACGTGGTGAAGACCGGCTATTCGGGGGATGCGGAGAGCTTCGAACACGTCGTCGAGTCGACCAGACTCCCAGTGGTGATCGCTGGTGGCGAACCCGAGGGCGATCACGCGACGCTCGCGAACGTCCGCGGGGCGATGGACGCGGGCGCGGTCGGCGTCTCGATGGGACGGACGATCTTCCAGCACGACGATCCCGAGGCGATCACGAGCGCGGTTTCGGGCGTCGTCCACGACGATCTCCCGGCCGACGAGGCGCTCGACCGAGCGGGTCTGGCGGTTGAGGCCTGA
- a CDS encoding HAD family hydrolase, with the protein MTTPPISTVCFDLDGTLLTYNQNPDAVLATAFDDAGVEQFCDPTQLWAAADDVDDADDDIDFLTKTFRAAGERHDGATDSPDVLAQAYDDATDHTDVSFRPGAQTALERAREHGRVGLITNGGRATQRQKLDALDIHDAFEIHVYAGEMTPPKPATEPFERATTALDADPERTLYVGNSLRHDVAGARAAGLQAAWFPVEGDGGDHDGHDPHHVFDSLHDLGDVL; encoded by the coding sequence GTGACGACACCCCCGATTTCGACGGTTTGTTTCGATCTCGATGGAACGCTGCTGACCTACAACCAAAATCCCGACGCCGTGCTCGCAACGGCGTTCGACGACGCAGGCGTCGAGCAGTTCTGTGACCCCACCCAACTCTGGGCCGCCGCCGACGACGTCGACGATGCCGACGACGACATCGACTTCCTGACGAAGACCTTCCGGGCCGCGGGCGAGCGCCACGACGGCGCGACGGATAGTCCGGACGTGCTCGCACAGGCGTACGACGACGCGACCGACCACACCGACGTCTCCTTTCGACCCGGCGCGCAGACAGCGCTGGAGCGGGCCCGCGAACACGGCCGCGTCGGCCTGATCACGAACGGCGGGCGGGCGACTCAGCGACAAAAGCTCGACGCGCTCGACATCCACGACGCCTTCGAGATCCACGTCTACGCGGGTGAGATGACCCCTCCAAAACCCGCCACCGAGCCGTTCGAGCGAGCGACAACCGCCCTCGACGCCGACCCAGAGCGGACGCTGTACGTCGGGAACTCGCTGCGACACGACGTGGCTGGCGCGCGGGCCGCCGGCCTCCAGGCGGCGTGGTTCCCAGTCGAAGGCGACGGCGGCGATCACGACGGCCACGACCCCCACCACGTCTTCGACAGCCTCCACGACCTCGGCGACGTGCTCTGA
- a CDS encoding RDD family protein: protein MTDSVALRLFGVIHVDRLGKVTAELDEYAADVDALFIEYPETDPDWRTYGRCLLKTPAFFFGLILNSLLQMPLFVLLNRGMSPLLSTGMNAARRLSDDRDVPIHRIDAHPLFTAADAPWPWIIVNWGLLVGLGALWPRSLLTTVGTLLAAWLVTSLPARYTPSLGALFGTVVPWSAVAIGLWYGFLSLPYLVVFFVAFVLHVGRTLMSRNRHMLERIEEISAEHGYEHACLITGKAHLSGLTRLADDTSVSIARSRASKWLRHSDDERTDPEPTTDDGGVFVHPDPREPINPRTTSPRTAAGLIDLVCVAILFFPMAVVGGVVSGLVTGDVTTTGLLVGAFSTPILYGFTLEAAFGRTLGKKLAGLVVVTADGSRCSARSAAVRNLLRILDFPLFYLVGFGVMALTKQRQRLGDLVAGTVVAKTDS from the coding sequence ATGACCGATAGCGTCGCGCTGCGGCTGTTCGGTGTCATCCACGTCGATCGGCTCGGAAAGGTGACTGCCGAACTCGACGAGTACGCCGCGGATGTCGACGCGCTGTTCATCGAGTATCCCGAGACGGACCCGGACTGGCGGACGTACGGCCGCTGTCTGCTGAAGACACCGGCGTTTTTCTTTGGTCTCATCCTCAACAGCCTCCTCCAGATGCCCCTGTTCGTACTCCTCAATCGAGGCATGAGTCCGCTACTCAGCACCGGGATGAACGCTGCACGACGCCTGAGCGACGACCGCGACGTACCGATCCACCGCATCGATGCGCATCCGCTGTTCACTGCGGCCGACGCTCCGTGGCCGTGGATCATCGTCAACTGGGGGCTTCTCGTCGGTCTCGGCGCGCTCTGGCCGCGATCGCTGTTGACGACGGTCGGCACGCTGCTTGCGGCGTGGCTGGTGACCAGCCTTCCGGCTCGTTATACTCCCTCCCTCGGCGCGCTCTTCGGAACGGTGGTGCCGTGGTCCGCGGTGGCGATCGGACTCTGGTACGGGTTCCTCTCGCTTCCTTACCTCGTCGTGTTCTTCGTCGCGTTCGTGCTGCACGTCGGACGAACGCTCATGAGCCGGAACCGACACATGCTGGAGCGAATTGAGGAGATTTCGGCCGAACACGGCTACGAGCACGCCTGTCTGATCACCGGCAAGGCCCATCTGAGTGGTCTCACCCGGCTGGCCGACGATACCAGCGTGTCGATCGCCCGATCCAGAGCGAGCAAGTGGCTCCGACACTCCGACGACGAACGCACCGATCCCGAACCGACGACGGACGACGGCGGCGTGTTCGTCCACCCTGACCCGCGCGAACCGATCAATCCCCGAACCACGTCTCCACGGACTGCGGCGGGACTGATCGATCTCGTCTGTGTTGCGATTCTCTTCTTCCCGATGGCGGTCGTGGGTGGTGTCGTCTCCGGACTCGTCACCGGAGATGTGACGACCACTGGACTGCTTGTCGGGGCATTCTCAACCCCGATACTGTACGGATTCACCCTCGAAGCAGCGTTCGGCCGAACGCTTGGGAAGAAACTCGCCGGCTTGGTCGTTGTGACCGCTGACGGATCGCGGTGCTCGGCGCGAAGCGCCGCGGTGCGAAACCTTCTCCGGATTCTCGACTTCCCCCTGTTCTATCTCGTCGGATTCGGTGTGATGGCGCTCACTAAACAGCGCCAGCGTCTCGGGGATTTGGTCGCTGGAACCGTTGTTGCGAAGACGGATTCGTGA
- the rimI gene encoding ribosomal protein S18-alanine N-acetyltransferase codes for MTTTATDDRSVRTREAARADLLAVFRIEKASFPQPWPYRAFERFLGEPGFLVADSGEVVGYVLADTTPKSGRPIGHVKDIAVAPFARGQGIGATLLARAIDAMREQKAGSVRLEVRESNEPALGLYRRFGFTHRTTSPGYYADGEDALVLVRDLDG; via the coding sequence GTGACCACCACGGCCACGGACGACCGATCCGTGCGGACCCGCGAGGCCGCTCGGGCCGATCTGCTGGCGGTGTTCCGGATCGAGAAAGCCTCGTTTCCGCAGCCGTGGCCGTACCGTGCGTTCGAGCGGTTCCTCGGCGAACCGGGATTTCTGGTGGCCGATTCCGGCGAGGTGGTGGGGTACGTGCTCGCCGACACGACGCCGAAAAGCGGCCGACCGATCGGCCACGTCAAGGACATCGCGGTGGCTCCGTTCGCCCGGGGGCAGGGCATCGGCGCGACCCTGCTCGCTCGCGCGATCGACGCCATGCGCGAGCAGAAGGCGGGGTCGGTCAGGCTCGAAGTCCGCGAGAGCAACGAGCCCGCGCTCGGGCTCTACCGCCGGTTCGGCTTCACCCACCGCACGACTTCACCGGGCTACTACGCCGACGGCGAGGACGCCCTCGTGCTGGTTCGGGATCTCGACGGGTGA
- a CDS encoding 3-dehydroquinate synthase II yields MTRSVWLKADDAVGDWESRKKRITAGLEAGVDWVLVDEDDVPRVRNLGAVSIAAFRNGGIDVVDTADDGPDAVAVGKDGEGDGTADLPPDLSGSADLSALRRGDADTAYVRVFNQDYESFAETAAEAADHTLVVSEDWTIIPLENLIARIGDETELVAGVETAEEARTAFETLETGADGVLLDSDDPDEIRKTVEIRDEAEREQLDLQWATITAIERVGSADRVCVDTGSLMESDEGMLVGSMSRGLFFVHAETAESPYVASRPFRVNAGAVHAYARTPGGGTKYLAELGSGDEVQVVDTDGRAREAVVGRAKIERRPMFRIEAAVGGDTEAGGADDSGEVDEAESSDDDDSPLEGDRIETLLQNAETIKVATRDGPRAVTDLEAGDEVRVHYEDTARHFGEAVDERIVEK; encoded by the coding sequence ATGACACGTTCCGTCTGGCTCAAGGCCGACGACGCGGTTGGCGACTGGGAGAGTCGAAAGAAACGGATCACCGCGGGGCTCGAAGCCGGCGTCGACTGGGTCCTCGTCGACGAGGACGACGTCCCGCGCGTGCGCAATCTCGGCGCGGTGTCGATCGCCGCCTTCCGGAACGGAGGGATCGACGTCGTCGACACCGCGGACGACGGACCGGATGCGGTCGCCGTCGGCAAAGACGGCGAGGGCGACGGTACCGCCGACCTTCCACCCGATCTCTCGGGATCGGCGGACCTCTCGGCGCTCCGACGGGGCGACGCCGACACCGCCTACGTCCGGGTGTTCAACCAGGATTACGAGTCCTTCGCCGAGACCGCGGCCGAGGCCGCCGATCACACCCTCGTGGTGAGCGAGGATTGGACCATCATCCCGCTCGAAAACCTGATCGCGCGGATCGGCGACGAGACCGAACTCGTGGCGGGCGTCGAGACCGCCGAGGAGGCCCGCACCGCGTTCGAGACGCTCGAAACCGGGGCCGACGGCGTGCTTCTCGACAGCGATGATCCCGACGAGATCCGAAAGACTGTCGAGATCAGAGACGAGGCCGAGCGCGAGCAGCTCGATCTCCAGTGGGCGACGATCACCGCCATCGAGCGCGTCGGTTCCGCCGATCGGGTCTGTGTCGACACCGGGTCGCTGATGGAGAGCGACGAGGGGATGCTCGTGGGCTCGATGAGCCGCGGGCTCTTTTTCGTCCACGCCGAGACCGCCGAGTCGCCGTACGTCGCCTCCCGCCCGTTCCGGGTGAACGCGGGCGCAGTCCACGCCTACGCCCGGACACCCGGCGGCGGGACGAAGTACCTCGCCGAACTGGGTAGCGGCGACGAGGTGCAGGTGGTCGACACCGACGGTCGAGCGCGCGAGGCGGTCGTCGGACGGGCGAAGATCGAGCGCCGACCGATGTTCCGGATCGAGGCCGCAGTCGGCGGCGACACCGAGGCTGGTGGTGCGGACGATTCCGGTGAGGTTGACGAGGCCGAGTCGTCCGACGACGATGATTCCCCGCTCGAAGGAGATCGGATCGAGACGCTGCTCCAGAACGCAGAAACCATCAAGGTCGCCACCCGCGACGGGCCGCGAGCGGTGACCGACCTCGAAGCCGGCGACGAGGTGCGGGTCCACTACGAGGACACCGCTCGGCACTTCGGCGAGGCGGTCGACGAGCGGATCGTCGAGAAATGA